One Brassica napus cultivar Da-Ae chromosome C2, Da-Ae, whole genome shotgun sequence DNA window includes the following coding sequences:
- the LOC106440694 gene encoding glycine-rich RNA-binding protein 5, mitochondrial: MAFLSKVGRIFRQTSTHVTASNSMLQSIRCMSSSKIFVGGISYSTDEFGLREAFSKYGEVVDAKIIVDRETGRSRGFAFVTFTSTEEASNAMQLDGQDLHGRRIRVNYATERGSGFGGRGFGGPGGGYGAAGGGYGGGGAGGYGAPAGGYGGGSYGGNAGAYVGNSPYGGNAGGDGYGSNFGGGYGVAGGVGGSDNFAQGSSSSAGFDDKFSSDVPLGNDTDHQLESAGDDNQFGGSENGQSEVGPDGVDQTDDGDVAKRA, encoded by the exons ATGGCTTTCTTAAGTAAAGTTGGAAGGATATTTAGGCAGACTAGCACCCATGTCACTGCCTCTAACTCAATGCTACAGAGCATCCGTTGCATGTCTTCCTCAAAAATCTTTGTTGGAG GTATCTCCTACAGCACTGATGAGTTTGGCTTAAGAGAAGCTTTTAGCAAATATGGAGAAGTCGTTGATG CTAAAATTATTGTGGACCGTGAAACTGGTAGATCCAGGGGCTTTGCTTTCGTAACATTTACTTCTACCGAGGAGGCTAGTAATGCCATGCAACTGGATGGACAG GACCTTCATGGTCGAAGAATTAGGGTGAACTACGCTACTGAAAGAGGAAGTGGATTTGGAGGAAGGGGCTTCGGTGGTCCAGGTGGTGGTTACGGTGCCGCAGGTGGTGGTTATGGAGGAGGCGGTGCTGGTGGTTATGGTGCTCCAGCTGGTGGTTACGGAGGTGGCTCTTATGGTGGAAATGCTGGTGCTTATGTAGGTAACTCTCCATATGGTGGCAATGCCGGTGGTGATGGTTATGGAAGCAACTTTGGCGGCGGGTATGGTGTCGCTGGTGGTGTTGGTGGAAGTGACAACTTTGCACAAGGCAGCTCTTCTAGTGCTGGCTTTGATGACAAGTTTAGCAGCGACGTACCACTAGGCAATGATACGGACCATCAGCTTGAAAGCGCAGGCGATGACAATCAATTTGGTGGCTCAGAGAACGGTCAATCAGAGGTTGGCCCAGATGGGGTTGATCAGACTGACGATGGTGATGTTGCCAAGAGAGCTTAA
- the LOC106440693 gene encoding probable mitochondrial 2-oxodicarboxylate carrier → MQIQGTSSSWSSFIPRKSVPVKPRGDMHWNVPSWMLNMERARAKGTVCWILVYTSKGCTFCWPYGFYEALKDLTDEGKKKFPQFGVNSSVEGLVLGGLAGGLGAYLTTPLDVVKTRLPVQGTTIKYKGWLDAVGQIRRKEGREGFFRGSVPRVMLYLPASALTFMAVEFLRESFREKGKNNNVVSNLSIESKRSSVHEVREN, encoded by the exons ATGCAAATTCAAGGCACTAGTAGCTCCTGGAGCTCTTTTATTCCAAGGAAAAGCGTTCCAGTTAAACCAAGAGGTGACATGCACTGGAATGTTCCAAGCTGGATGCTCAATATGGAAAGAGCAAGGGCCAAAGGGACTGTATGCTGG ATACTGGTCTACACTAGCAAGGGATGTACCTTTTGCTGGCCTTATG GTTTTTATGAAGCACTAAAGGATCTAACAGATGAAGGGAAGAAAAAGTTTCCACAATTTGGAGTTAACAGTTCAGTCGAGGGGCTCGTATTGGGAGGATTAGCTGGTG gaCTAGGCGCGTATCTCACAACTCCACTGGATGTTGTAAAAACAAGATTGCCAGTGCAAGGAACAACGATCAA GTACAAGGGGTGGTTGGATGCAGTGGGTCAGATACGGAGGAAGGAAGGTCGAGAGGGTTTTTTCAGGGGAAGCGTCCCAAGGGTCATGTTGTATCTTCCAGCCTCGGCACTTACATTCATGGCCGTTGAGTTCCTTAGAGAGAGCTTCAGAGAGAAAGGTAAAAATAACAATGTTGTCTCCAACTTGAGCATAGAGAGTAAAAGATCTTCAGTACATGAGGTTAGGGAGAACTAG
- the BNAC02G22810D gene encoding uncharacterized protein BNAC02G22810D, protein METSQELNFINPLASKHEAEDPILRLSSSSSSSSSSCSSIETEPRLDNQSPPTQIMERCTNNATSTPPYRIPPHVFEITTSTAPAEWSTLSNESLFSIHMGDNTFTEEIDYFKSGELTFPQPTSPKTPTLPSPPQSKNQGGASGVVEEVKTLVDIGKKADKAYHASKDQEQKAASSIRDVLMANKDNNNKTNKLDHSVSRRSEDFSVKSFAFPVYATKTRNTL, encoded by the coding sequence ATGGAAACGTCACAAGAGCTGAACTTTATCAATCCCTTAGCCTCTAAACACGAAGCAGAAGATCCAATCCTACGGCtatcgtcttcttcctcttcctcttcctcttcttgttctTCCATAGAAACAGAACCAAGACTTGATAATCAATCTCCTCCAACACAAATCATGGAGAGATGTACAAACAACGCAACCTCAACACCTCCTTACAGAATCCCTCCACACGTTTTCGAAATAACAACCTCTACAGCTCCAGCTGAATGGAGCACTCTCTCCAACGAATCTCTCTTCAGCATCCACATGGGAGACAATACCTTCACTGAAGAAATAGATTACTTCAAATCAGGCGAGCTCACCTTTCCTCAACCTACTTCACCGAAAACTCCTACTTTACCTTCTCCTCCTCAAAGCAAAAACCAAGGAGGAGCAAGTGGAGTTGTGGAGGAGGTCAAAACTCTGGTGGATATAGGCAAGAAAGCAGACAAAGCTTACCACGCAAGTAAAGACCAAGAACAAAAGGCTGCATCAAGTATTAGAGATGTTCTCATGGCTAAtaaagacaacaacaacaaaaccaaTAAACTAGATCATTCGGTTTCTCGTCGGTCGGAAGATTTTAGCGTCAAGTCTTTCGCTTTTCCAGTGTATGcaacaaaaacaagaaacacTTTGTGA
- the LOC106440691 gene encoding 60S ribosomal protein L35a-1 codes for MVKGRQGERVRLYVRGTILGYKRSKSNQYPNTSLIQIEGVNTTEEVTWYKGKRMAYIYKAKIKKNGSHYRCIWGKVTRPHGNSGVVRAKFTSNLPPKSMGMRVRVFMYPSNI; via the exons ATGGTGAAGGGACGCCAAGGAGAACGTGTCAG ACTCTACGTCAGGGGAACCATCTTGGGATACAAAAG GTCGAAGTCAAACCAGTACCCAAACACTAGCCTTATCCAGATCGAAGGAGTCAACACTACAGAGGAGGTGACATGGTACAAGGGAAAGAGGATGGCTTACATATACAAGGCTAAGATCAAGAAGAACGGTAGCCACTACCGCTGCATCTGGGGAAAGGTTACAAGGCCTCATGGTAACAGCGGTGTTGTCCGTGCCAAATTCACTTCCAACTTGCCTCCTAAGTCCATG GGAATGAGGGTCAGAGTCTTCATGTATCCGAGCAACATTTGA
- the LOC106440692 gene encoding DNAJ protein JJJ1 homolog, translating into MASSSRSEKRCLYEILDVSKESSPEEIRSSYRRLALQRHPDKLIKAGGISEADATAQFQELVHAYEVLSDPKERAWYDSHRSQILFADQGSAGGSKSGGMPGGSVPDLFAFFSTSVYSGYSDTCKGFYKVYFDVFNSVYLNEIKFARTLGLSMDSVREAPIMGNLESPYSQVTAFYNYWLGFSTVMDFCWVDEYDTMAGPNRRMRRKMEEENKKVRKKAKREYNETVRGLAAFVKKRDKRVVDMMVKKSAEMELKKAEERERKKKMEKERLERAMNYEEPDWAKAQGEEEEEVEEDGGDDGKKKSEQLYCIVCSKKFKSEKQWKNHEQSKKHKEKVAELRESFSDVEEEEEEIDEIPETVEELEELNMEDEVVGEADETDDEYFMAEEDVKGSSESEDEDGDVDDDELILLKKMVEKNKRKNVVSREEDEVHVEIESDSEFDNQKSTTGRNRKGKKERNKRNAGKDITDDANKTQISMDDGDNSDDNADATESASGAVEESQKDEAEPMEYDNRKSTGRRRRSKKGKDKSSEADDTQKAMEETHEDRSEYIEHKKAPRSKKSTRGMKSKGTSKKASNNECDRCGEEFESRSKLFKHIADTGHATVKSR; encoded by the exons ATGGCGTCTTCTTCTCGCTCGGAGAAAAGATGCCTCTACGAAATTCTCGATGTAAGCAAGGAGTCTTCGCCGGAAGAGATCCGATCTTCCTACCGGCGTTTGGCTCTGCAACGTCATCCCGACAAGCTCATCAAGGCCGGCGGAATATCGGAGGCTGACGCCACCGCTCAGTTCCAAGAACTCGTCCACGCCTACGAGGTTCTATCCGATCCCAAGGAGCGAGCCTGGTATGATTCCCACCGATCTCAGATCCTATTCGCCGACCAAGGCTCCGCCGGCGGCTCTAAATCCGGTGGAATGCCTGGCGGCTCCGTCCCGGATCTATTCGCTTTCTTCTCCACCTCTGTATACTCCGGTTACTCAGACACCTGTAAGGGATTCTACAAGGTGTATTTCGATGTGTTCAACAGCGTTTACCTCAACGAGATTAAGTTCGCGAGAACGTTAGGGTTGAGTATGGACTCCGTGAGAGAGGCTCCGATCATGGGGAATCTAGAGAGTCCGTATTCTCAGGTGACGGCGTTTTACAACTACTGGTTAGGGTTCAGCACTGTTATGGATTTCTGCTGGGTGGATGAGTACGATACCATGGCTGGACCTAACCGGAGGATGAGGAGGAAGATGGAGGAGGAGAATAAGAAGGTGAGGAAGAAGGCGAAGAGAGAGTATAACGAGACCGTGAGAGGGTTGGCTGCTTTTGTGAAGAAGAGGGACAAGAGAGTGGTTGATatgatggtgaagaagagtGCGGAGATGGAGTTGAAGAAGGCGGAGGAgagggagaggaagaagaagatggagaaggaGAGGTTGGAGAGAGCTATGAACTATGAGGAGCCTGATTGGGCAAAGGCTCAGggtgaagaggaggaggaagtggAAGAGGATGGTGGTGATGATGGTAAGAAGAAGAGTGAGCAGCTCTATTGCATTGTTTGTAGCAAGAAGTTCAAAAGCGAGAAGCAGTGGAAAAACCATGAGCAGTCGAAGAAGCATAAAGAGAAAGTGGCGGAGTTGAGAGAGTCATTCAGTGATgtagaagaggaggaggaagagattGATGAGATACCGGAAACTGTAGAGGAGCTCGAGGAGTTGAATATGGAAGATGAAGTTGTAGGCGAAGCTGATGAAACTGATGATGAGTATTTTATGGCAGAGGAGGATGTGAAAGGATCTAGTGAAAGTGAGGATGAGGATGGGGATGTCGATGATGACGAGCTGATTCTACTCAAGAAAATGGTAGAAAAGAATAAGCGAAAGAACGTTGTatcaagagaagaagatgaagttcaCGTCGAGATTGAGAGCGACAGCGAATTTGATAACCAGAAGAGCACAACAGGTAGGAACAGGAAAGGTAAGAAGGAGAGAAACAAACGGAATGCTGGAAAAGACATTACGGATGATGCCAACAAAACACAGATATCTATGGACGATGGTGATAATTCAGATGACAATGCGGATGCAACGGAATCAGCTTCCGGAGCAGTTGAGGAGTCTCAGAAGGATGAGGCAGAGCCAATGGAGTATGATAACAGGAAGAGCACAGGGAGGAGGCGCAGAAGTAAGAAGGGTAAGGACAAAAGCAGTGAAGCTGATGATACTCAAAAAGCCATGGAAGAAACGCATGAGGATCGAAGTGAATATATAGAACACAAGAAGGCTCCAAGGTCAAAGAAATCAACCAGAGGAATGAAGTCCAAG GGCACATCGAAGAAAGCCAGTAATAACGAATGCGACAGATGCGGAGAGGAGTTTGAGTCGAG GTCAAAACTATTCAAGCATATAGCTGATACCGGTCATGCGACAGTGAAATCCCGGTGA